From a single Ciconia boyciana chromosome 6, ASM3463844v1, whole genome shotgun sequence genomic region:
- the UEVLD gene encoding ubiquitin-conjugating enzyme E2 variant 3 isoform X3 gives MPKSTVIGLIKEMIAKFEEELPLYSLSSSDAARQSELLSYIAQITEGETDMKSKSKIGGGKKEGCFNKITVVGAGDLGIACVLAVAAKGAADKVVLLDLSEGAAKGGTMDLEIFALPNVEISKDFSASADSKVVVLTVNSLGNSQTYLDVIQSNVDMFRGIIPAISHYSQNTVLLVASHPVEVMTYVSWKLSAFPKSRVIGVGANLDTERFQYILTNLLKAPVLAKDAWIVGEQGEDKVPSWTSCNLVANQTEAMAACNSREKVANRAMEVLKGKGQRSWSVGLSVADLTDSILKDKRKIHSVSTLAKGCCNINSEVFVSLPCILGTNGVIEMVKLENDPLVQEKLQSSAGSIHDLQQQLKL, from the exons ATG CCTAAATCAACTGTCATTGGATTAATCAAGGAAATGATTGCAAAATTTGAGGAAGAGCTCCCTTTGTATTCACTGTCATCTTCTGATGCAGCCAGGCAATCAGAACTTCTCTCCTACATTGCACAGATTACTGAAG GAGAGACTGACATGAAATCAAAGAGTAAAATTGGTGGAGGCAAAAAAGAAGgatgttttaacaaaattacTGTTGTTGGAGCTGGAGATCTTGGCATTGCATGTGTGCTAGCAGTTGCAGCAAAG GGTGCTGCAGACAAGGTGGTTCTTTTGGATCTTTCTGAAGGTGCAGCAAAAGGAGGGACCATGGACTTGGAGATCTTTGCTCTGCCAAATGTGGAGATCAGCAAAG atttttctgcttcagctgaTTCAAAAGTTGTGGTACTTACAGTTAATTCTCTAGGTAATTCTCAGACTTATCTTGATGTCATACAAAGCAATGTGGATATGTTCAGAGGAATTATCCCAGCGATATCACACTACAGTCAGAACACTGTTCTCCTTGTTGCTTCTCATCCAG TTGAAGTAATGACATATGTGTCATGGAAGCTGAGTGCGTTTCCCAAAAGCAGAGTTATTGGAGTAGGTGCCAACCTAGATACTGAGAGATTTCAGTATATACTGACAAACCTTTTGAAAGCACCGGTGCTGGCAAAAGATGCTTGGATTGTTGGTGAACAAGGGGAAGACAAAG TACCATCATGGACCAGTTGTAATTTAGTTGCAAATCAAACGGAAGCAATGGCTGCTTGTAACTCAAGGGAAAAGGTGGCTAACAG AGCTATGGAAGTTCTAAAGGGAAAAGGTCAGAGATCTTGGTCTGTTGGGCTCTCAGTTGCTGATTTGACTGACAGTATactgaaagataaaagaaagattCATTCTGTATCCACTCTGGCAAAG GGATGTTGCAATATAAACAGTGAAGTATTCGTAAGTCTACCGTGTATTCTTGGAACCAATGGAGTGATTGAAATGGTCAAACTAGAAAATGATCCACTAGTGCAAGAGAAACTGCAAAGCAGTGCAGGATCAATTCATGACcttcagcagcaactgaaacTGTAA
- the UEVLD gene encoding ubiquitin-conjugating enzyme E2 variant 3 isoform X2: protein MEFSEEALRKQLGKYKFRDLTIEELKNVNKTYPNFTFSMNTYIFKDGSQKDLLNFSGTVPVKYGNSYNIPIHLWILDSHPFAPPICFLKPTVNMGISVGKHVDAHGRIYLPYLQNWSHPKSTVIGLIKEMIAKFEEELPLYSLSSSDAARQSELLSYIAQITEGETDMKSKSKIGGGKKEGCFNKITVVGAGDLGIACVLAVAAKGAADKVVLLDLSEGAAKGGTMDLEIFALPNVEISKDFSASADSKVVVLTVNSLGNSQTYLDVIQSNVDMFRGIIPAISHYSQNTVLLVASHPVEVMTYVSWKLSAFPKSRVIGVGANLDTERFQYILTNLLKAPVLAKDAWIVGEQGEDKVPSWTSCNLVANQTEAMAACNSREKVANRDVAI from the exons taTAAGTTCAGAGACCTGACCATAGAAGAACTAAAGAATGTTAACAAGACCTACCCAAACTTCACATTTTCCATGAACACATACA tcttcAAGGATGGATCCCAGAAGGACCTCCTGAATTTTAGTGGTACTGTTCCAGTGAAATATG GTAATTCCTATAACATACCTATTCATCTGTGGATTCTGGATTCTCATCCCTTTGCTCCCCCCATTTGCTTCTTGAAGCCAACTGTGAACATGGGCATTTCAGTGGGAAAGCATGTTGATGCTCATGGCAGGATTTATTTGCCCTACCTGCAAAACTGGAGCCAT CCTAAATCAACTGTCATTGGATTAATCAAGGAAATGATTGCAAAATTTGAGGAAGAGCTCCCTTTGTATTCACTGTCATCTTCTGATGCAGCCAGGCAATCAGAACTTCTCTCCTACATTGCACAGATTACTGAAG GAGAGACTGACATGAAATCAAAGAGTAAAATTGGTGGAGGCAAAAAAGAAGgatgttttaacaaaattacTGTTGTTGGAGCTGGAGATCTTGGCATTGCATGTGTGCTAGCAGTTGCAGCAAAG GGTGCTGCAGACAAGGTGGTTCTTTTGGATCTTTCTGAAGGTGCAGCAAAAGGAGGGACCATGGACTTGGAGATCTTTGCTCTGCCAAATGTGGAGATCAGCAAAG atttttctgcttcagctgaTTCAAAAGTTGTGGTACTTACAGTTAATTCTCTAGGTAATTCTCAGACTTATCTTGATGTCATACAAAGCAATGTGGATATGTTCAGAGGAATTATCCCAGCGATATCACACTACAGTCAGAACACTGTTCTCCTTGTTGCTTCTCATCCAG TTGAAGTAATGACATATGTGTCATGGAAGCTGAGTGCGTTTCCCAAAAGCAGAGTTATTGGAGTAGGTGCCAACCTAGATACTGAGAGATTTCAGTATATACTGACAAACCTTTTGAAAGCACCGGTGCTGGCAAAAGATGCTTGGATTGTTGGTGAACAAGGGGAAGACAAAG TACCATCATGGACCAGTTGTAATTTAGTTGCAAATCAAACGGAAGCAATGGCTGCTTGTAACTCAAGGGAAAAGGTGGCTAACAG GGATGTTGCAATATAA
- the UEVLD gene encoding ubiquitin-conjugating enzyme E2 variant 3 isoform X1, producing the protein MEFSEEALRKQLGKYKFRDLTIEELKNVNKTYPNFTFSMNTYIFKDGSQKDLLNFSGTVPVKYGNSYNIPIHLWILDSHPFAPPICFLKPTVNMGISVGKHVDAHGRIYLPYLQNWSHPKSTVIGLIKEMIAKFEEELPLYSLSSSDAARQSELLSYIAQITEGETDMKSKSKIGGGKKEGCFNKITVVGAGDLGIACVLAVAAKGAADKVVLLDLSEGAAKGGTMDLEIFALPNVEISKDFSASADSKVVVLTVNSLGNSQTYLDVIQSNVDMFRGIIPAISHYSQNTVLLVASHPVEVMTYVSWKLSAFPKSRVIGVGANLDTERFQYILTNLLKAPVLAKDAWIVGEQGEDKVPSWTSCNLVANQTEAMAACNSREKVANRAMEVLKGKGQRSWSVGLSVADLTDSILKDKRKIHSVSTLAKGCCNINSEVFVSLPCILGTNGVIEMVKLENDPLVQEKLQSSAGSIHDLQQQLKL; encoded by the exons taTAAGTTCAGAGACCTGACCATAGAAGAACTAAAGAATGTTAACAAGACCTACCCAAACTTCACATTTTCCATGAACACATACA tcttcAAGGATGGATCCCAGAAGGACCTCCTGAATTTTAGTGGTACTGTTCCAGTGAAATATG GTAATTCCTATAACATACCTATTCATCTGTGGATTCTGGATTCTCATCCCTTTGCTCCCCCCATTTGCTTCTTGAAGCCAACTGTGAACATGGGCATTTCAGTGGGAAAGCATGTTGATGCTCATGGCAGGATTTATTTGCCCTACCTGCAAAACTGGAGCCAT CCTAAATCAACTGTCATTGGATTAATCAAGGAAATGATTGCAAAATTTGAGGAAGAGCTCCCTTTGTATTCACTGTCATCTTCTGATGCAGCCAGGCAATCAGAACTTCTCTCCTACATTGCACAGATTACTGAAG GAGAGACTGACATGAAATCAAAGAGTAAAATTGGTGGAGGCAAAAAAGAAGgatgttttaacaaaattacTGTTGTTGGAGCTGGAGATCTTGGCATTGCATGTGTGCTAGCAGTTGCAGCAAAG GGTGCTGCAGACAAGGTGGTTCTTTTGGATCTTTCTGAAGGTGCAGCAAAAGGAGGGACCATGGACTTGGAGATCTTTGCTCTGCCAAATGTGGAGATCAGCAAAG atttttctgcttcagctgaTTCAAAAGTTGTGGTACTTACAGTTAATTCTCTAGGTAATTCTCAGACTTATCTTGATGTCATACAAAGCAATGTGGATATGTTCAGAGGAATTATCCCAGCGATATCACACTACAGTCAGAACACTGTTCTCCTTGTTGCTTCTCATCCAG TTGAAGTAATGACATATGTGTCATGGAAGCTGAGTGCGTTTCCCAAAAGCAGAGTTATTGGAGTAGGTGCCAACCTAGATACTGAGAGATTTCAGTATATACTGACAAACCTTTTGAAAGCACCGGTGCTGGCAAAAGATGCTTGGATTGTTGGTGAACAAGGGGAAGACAAAG TACCATCATGGACCAGTTGTAATTTAGTTGCAAATCAAACGGAAGCAATGGCTGCTTGTAACTCAAGGGAAAAGGTGGCTAACAG AGCTATGGAAGTTCTAAAGGGAAAAGGTCAGAGATCTTGGTCTGTTGGGCTCTCAGTTGCTGATTTGACTGACAGTATactgaaagataaaagaaagattCATTCTGTATCCACTCTGGCAAAG GGATGTTGCAATATAAACAGTGAAGTATTCGTAAGTCTACCGTGTATTCTTGGAACCAATGGAGTGATTGAAATGGTCAAACTAGAAAATGATCCACTAGTGCAAGAGAAACTGCAAAGCAGTGCAGGATCAATTCATGACcttcagcagcaactgaaacTGTAA